The DNA window ATCGGGAGTTTCTTGAGGGGGCGAGCCTTCTGCAGATAGGCCGCGGCCTTGAAGCTGACGGCATTCTTACCGCTGCAGGCAAACCTAAATGGCGGCCGGAAACAATCCGAAAGATACTCAAAAACGAGAAGTATATCGGGGACGCCCTTTTGCAAAAGACTTATACAGTGGATTTCCTTTCTAAGAAACGGGTTATCAATAACGGCATCGTGCCGCAGTATTATGTAGAAAACAGCCACGAGCCGATTATTCCGCGGGCGCTTTTTATGCAGGCACAGGAAGAGCTGGCAAGACGGGCAAACCTTCGGAGCGGCGAGAAAGGCGGCAAGCGCGTTTACAGTTCCAAATATGCGCTGTCGAGTATTGTTTTTTGCGGAGAGTGCGGTGAAATTTACCGCAGGGTGCATTGGAACAACCGCGGTAAGAAGTCCATTGTATGGCGGTGCGCTGGCAGGCTGGAGGAAAAAGGTTCTGACTGCGGCTCGCCGACCGTTCCAGAAGAAGAACTGCAGAAAGCAGTGCTCAAAGCTATAAACAGCATAATTGCCGGGCGGGATGAGTTTATTGAAACTCTCCGCAGGAACATTGAAACGGCATTGGGCGGGGAGTTTGACGAAAGCACGGAAGATATAGATAAAAAGCTTGAAGAACTGCAGCATGAACTCTTACGGCTTGCCAGCACAAAAGCCGCCTATGACAGTGTGGCAAACGAAATCTACCGATTGCGGGAGCTGCGGCAGGAAACATTGGCCAGCAACGCCGAGCGGCAGAACAGGCGGCAGCGGATTGC is part of the Ferviditalea candida genome and encodes:
- a CDS encoding recombinase family protein, which translates into the protein MAAAKTVSVIPAKPKQNRTAEANARQKLRVAAYCRVSTDNEEQASSYEVQIEHYTRYIQSNPEWELAGIFADEGITGTNTKKRAEFNRMIEECMAGRIDMVITKSISRFARNTLDCLKYIRQLKDKGIPVFFEKENINTMDSKGEILLTIMASLAQQESQSLSQNVRMGIAFRFQNGEIQVNHNRFLGYTKDENKRLVIVPEEAEIVKRIYREFLEGASLLQIGRGLEADGILTAAGKPKWRPETIRKILKNEKYIGDALLQKTYTVDFLSKKRVINNGIVPQYYVENSHEPIIPRALFMQAQEELARRANLRSGEKGGKRVYSSKYALSSIVFCGECGEIYRRVHWNNRGKKSIVWRCAGRLEEKGSDCGSPTVPEEELQKAVLKAINSIIAGRDEFIETLRRNIETALGGEFDESTEDIDKKLEELQHELLRLASTKAAYDSVANEIYRLRELRQETLASNAERQNRRQRIAEMTEFLNSQSSILFEFDDKLVRRIVNRVTVYDDRLTVEFKTGTEVTVEIYG